The following coding sequences lie in one Psychrilyobacter atlanticus DSM 19335 genomic window:
- the msrA gene encoding peptide-methionine (S)-S-oxide reductase MsrA gives MIKKFILLLMIIMGNLAYGGELKEALFAGGCFWSMEKSFEGISGVESVVSGYAGKSVTVNNKKKKPIEVIHITYDPSMVTYEELLKLYWKQVDPTDGEGQFVDRGYQYSPAVFYYDKEQKQAAVNSKTDLETRGVYEKPIVAPVLIAPKFYPAKEYHQNYSKKNPIKYQYSRIKSGRDEFLDDIWGKDRKDVGVRELKSN, from the coding sequence ATGATAAAAAAATTTATTCTATTACTGATGATTATAATGGGGAATTTAGCCTATGGAGGAGAACTCAAAGAGGCTCTTTTTGCCGGTGGATGTTTTTGGTCTATGGAGAAATCCTTTGAAGGGATCTCAGGTGTAGAATCGGTGGTTTCAGGTTATGCAGGAAAGTCTGTTACAGTAAATAATAAAAAGAAAAAACCCATAGAAGTTATCCACATCACCTATGATCCTTCCATGGTTACCTATGAAGAGTTACTGAAACTCTATTGGAAACAGGTCGATCCCACAGATGGAGAAGGTCAGTTTGTAGACAGAGGATATCAATATAGTCCCGCTGTATTTTATTACGACAAGGAACAAAAACAAGCCGCTGTTAATTCAAAAACAGACCTAGAGACCAGGGGAGTATATGAAAAACCCATAGTAGCTCCTGTTTTAATAGCTCCTAAATTTTATCCGGCAAAGGAATACCATCAGAATTATTCCAAGAAGAACCCTATAAAATATCAATATTCCAGAATCAAGTCAGGAAGGGATGAATTTTTGGATGATATCTGGGGAAAAGACAGAAAGGATGTAGGAGTAAGGGAGTTAAAAAGTAATTAA
- a CDS encoding NAD(P)H-dependent oxidoreductase: MKKQFLDAMNTRYACKEFDIEKKISDEDFNFILETGRLSPSSFGFEPWQFLVIKDQQKKLDITEFSWGGRDRATGASHFVVALTRKGDMKHDSEYLNNFMRDVQKLPEDVIEMKTGFFKGFQENDFKLLENEKTLTDWAGKQAYIALGNMLTAGAIIGADSCPIEGFDKEKTEKVLGEKFDIDMNKFDLAYMAAFGYAKNPAKHEKTRRKMEDVVKFY; the protein is encoded by the coding sequence ATGAAAAAACAATTTTTAGACGCAATGAATACAAGATATGCATGTAAGGAATTTGATATTGAAAAAAAAATTAGTGATGAGGACTTTAACTTTATATTGGAAACTGGAAGATTATCTCCTAGTTCATTTGGTTTTGAACCTTGGCAGTTTTTAGTGATCAAAGATCAACAAAAAAAATTAGATATTACTGAATTTTCATGGGGTGGAAGAGATAGAGCTACAGGAGCCAGTCACTTTGTAGTAGCTTTAACTAGAAAGGGTGATATGAAACACGACTCAGAATATTTAAATAATTTTATGAGAGATGTTCAAAAATTACCAGAAGATGTAATTGAGATGAAAACTGGCTTCTTCAAAGGATTCCAAGAAAATGATTTTAAACTCTTAGAAAATGAAAAAACATTAACAGACTGGGCTGGAAAACAAGCATATATCGCTTTAGGAAATATGTTAACAGCTGGTGCAATTATAGGCGCTGATTCTTGTCCTATCGAAGGTTTTGATAAGGAAAAAACAGAAAAAGTTTTAGGAGAAAAATTTGATATAGATATGAATAAATTTGACCTAGCTTACATGGCTGCATTTGGGTATGCAAAAAATCCAGCCAAACATGAGAAAACAAGAAGAAAAATGGAAGATGTTGTTAAATTTTATTAG
- a CDS encoding putative quinol monooxygenase encodes MIKITAKANVKKENIDLYLKVASVLTDASRNEEGNISYGLFQDTENPSTLTFIEEWKSLEAVKIHEESEHFKTNISKLIELAESIDINVYNQVV; translated from the coding sequence ATGATAAAAATTACAGCAAAAGCCAATGTAAAGAAGGAAAATATAGACCTTTATTTAAAAGTTGCTTCTGTCTTAACAGATGCAAGTAGAAATGAAGAAGGAAATATTTCATACGGTTTATTTCAAGATACAGAAAATCCTTCTACTTTAACATTCATAGAGGAATGGAAAAGTTTAGAAGCGGTTAAAATCCACGAAGAATCTGAACATTTTAAAACAAATATTTCAAAATTAATTGAATTAGCAGAATCTATAGATATAAATGTATATAACCAGGTTGTATAA